A single genomic interval of Amycolatopsis albispora harbors:
- a CDS encoding flavin-containing monooxygenase has protein sequence MTTSQTPVEHLDVLVVGAGISGIGAGRYLKAEHPAKRFAILEARAASGGTWDLFRYPGIRSDSDLHTFGYEFKPWRDEQSIADAPRILSYLHETIDENGLAAHIRYHHRLVSAEWSSETARWVAEVERTDTGERLWLSASWLFAAGGYYRYDEGFTPHFEGRERFQGTIVHPQHWPEDLDYAGKRVLVIGSGATAVTLVPAMADTAAHVTMLQRTPTYVMPVPREDKFANLARKLLGDERGYALARRKNIAKQIGVWKFCQRFPKLARRLIRWANTKQLPPGYPVDEHFNPPYDPWDQRLCAVPNGDLFRAIRRGTASVVTDRIATFTERGVRLESGRELEADLIVTATGLNVQAFGGIELTVDGKPVVLKETLAYKGMMLSWVPNFAFAIGYTNSSWTLKVGLLCEHFCRLLSHMDEHGHDSCRPEPADPSMPTRPLLDFAAGYVQRAVDQLPRQGDRMPWLTSMSYHADVKRLRVDSVADSELRFSRAGVLA, from the coding sequence ATGACCACCTCGCAGACCCCCGTCGAGCACCTCGACGTGCTCGTGGTCGGGGCCGGCATCTCCGGCATCGGCGCCGGGCGGTACCTCAAAGCGGAGCACCCGGCCAAGCGCTTCGCCATCCTGGAGGCCCGCGCGGCCTCGGGCGGCACCTGGGACCTGTTCCGCTACCCCGGCATCCGCTCGGACTCGGATCTGCACACCTTCGGCTACGAGTTCAAGCCGTGGCGGGACGAGCAGTCGATCGCCGACGCCCCGCGCATCCTGTCGTACCTGCACGAGACCATCGACGAAAACGGCCTGGCCGCGCACATCCGCTACCACCACCGGCTGGTGTCGGCCGAGTGGTCCAGCGAGACCGCGCGCTGGGTGGCCGAAGTCGAGCGCACGGACACCGGCGAGCGCCTGTGGCTGAGCGCCAGCTGGCTGTTCGCCGCCGGTGGTTACTACCGCTACGACGAGGGCTTCACCCCGCACTTCGAGGGCCGGGAACGGTTCCAGGGCACGATCGTGCACCCGCAGCACTGGCCGGAGGACCTCGACTACGCGGGCAAGCGCGTGCTGGTGATCGGCAGCGGCGCCACGGCGGTCACGCTGGTGCCCGCGATGGCGGACACCGCCGCGCACGTGACCATGCTGCAGCGCACGCCGACGTACGTGATGCCGGTGCCGCGAGAGGACAAGTTCGCCAACCTGGCGCGCAAACTGCTCGGCGACGAGCGCGGGTACGCGCTGGCGCGCCGCAAGAACATCGCCAAGCAGATCGGTGTCTGGAAGTTCTGCCAGCGCTTCCCGAAACTGGCGCGGCGGCTCATCCGCTGGGCCAACACCAAGCAGTTGCCGCCGGGTTATCCGGTCGACGAGCACTTCAACCCGCCCTACGACCCGTGGGACCAGCGGCTGTGCGCGGTGCCGAACGGCGACCTGTTCCGCGCGATCCGCCGCGGCACGGCGTCGGTGGTGACCGACCGGATCGCCACCTTCACCGAACGCGGGGTGCGGCTGGAGTCCGGCCGCGAACTCGAAGCCGACCTGATCGTCACCGCGACCGGGCTGAACGTGCAGGCCTTCGGCGGGATCGAGCTGACCGTGGACGGCAAGCCGGTGGTGCTGAAGGAAACGCTGGCGTACAAGGGCATGATGCTGTCTTGGGTGCCGAACTTCGCCTTCGCCATCGGGTACACGAACTCGTCGTGGACGCTGAAGGTCGGCCTGCTCTGCGAGCACTTCTGCCGTCTTCTGTCCCATATGGACGAACACGGCCACGACAGCTGCCGCCCGGAGCCCGCCGACCCGTCGATGCCGACGCGGCCGCTGCTGGACTTCGCCGCCGGGTACGTCCAGCGTGCGGTGGACCAGTTGCCCCGGCAGGGTGATCGCATGCCGTGGCTGACTTCGATGAGCTACCACGCCGACGTCAAACGGCTGCGCGTGGACAGCGTCGCCGACTCGGAGCTGCGGTTCTCCCGGGCCGGCGTGCTGGCCTGA
- a CDS encoding MFS transporter — MTETIVATRRTPSPLLATLLGVSTMTIMASATITPSLPGMEQHFAGTPHADVLVRLVLTLPGLAIMLAAPVFGLVGVRLGRVRVLVAGLVLYIVGGGSGLLLDSLPALLAGRVLLGIGIGAIMTTATALLADHHPPSAHGRVLGLQGAAMGFGGVVALLLGGLLAELSWRGPFAIYLLALPMLFLVVRNVPEAPVAERAPGSAGGSPWTAPLLGLYLLTFLSITVFYAVPTQGPFWLAEIGGAGPVVTGAMIAALNLVMTAIGLNYGKLRARWDFRVLAAVMFAAYAAGLVLVGTAGNLWIATAGMLVIGLGVGLSNPTLNGWVVSSVDPGARTRALGLVTSVLFLGQFASPLLAQPIVAAAGPGATFVLAGALGAVVAVVLAGLAITRRGR; from the coding sequence ATGACCGAAACGATCGTCGCCACGCGGCGCACCCCGAGCCCGTTGCTGGCGACGTTGCTCGGCGTCAGCACGATGACCATCATGGCGAGCGCCACCATCACGCCGTCGCTGCCGGGCATGGAACAGCACTTCGCCGGCACCCCGCACGCCGACGTGCTGGTCCGCCTTGTGCTCACCCTGCCGGGGCTGGCCATCATGCTCGCCGCGCCGGTGTTCGGGCTCGTCGGTGTCCGGCTCGGCCGCGTGCGCGTGCTCGTCGCCGGGCTGGTGCTGTACATCGTCGGCGGCGGTTCCGGGCTGCTGCTGGATTCCCTGCCCGCGCTGCTGGCCGGGCGGGTGCTGCTCGGCATCGGCATCGGCGCGATCATGACCACCGCCACCGCGCTGCTGGCCGACCACCACCCGCCGTCCGCGCACGGCCGCGTGCTCGGGCTGCAGGGCGCGGCCATGGGCTTCGGCGGGGTGGTGGCCCTGCTGCTCGGCGGCCTGCTGGCCGAGCTGAGCTGGCGCGGGCCGTTCGCGATCTACCTGCTCGCCCTGCCGATGCTGTTCCTGGTGGTGCGGAACGTGCCGGAGGCACCGGTGGCCGAGCGCGCGCCGGGCTCCGCCGGCGGTTCACCGTGGACCGCGCCGCTGCTCGGCCTGTACCTGCTCACCTTCCTCAGCATCACCGTGTTCTACGCGGTTCCCACGCAGGGCCCGTTCTGGCTGGCCGAGATCGGCGGCGCCGGGCCGGTGGTGACCGGCGCGATGATCGCCGCGCTGAACCTGGTGATGACCGCGATCGGGCTGAACTACGGCAAACTGCGCGCGCGGTGGGACTTCCGCGTGCTGGCGGCGGTGATGTTCGCCGCCTACGCCGCCGGGCTGGTGCTGGTCGGCACCGCCGGGAACCTGTGGATCGCCACCGCGGGCATGCTGGTCATCGGGCTCGGGGTGGGGCTGAGCAATCCGACGCTGAACGGCTGGGTGGTCTCCTCGGTCGACCCCGGCGCGCGGACGCGGGCGCTCGGCCTGGTCACGTCGGTGTTGTTCCTGGGGCAGTTCGCGTCGCCGCTGCTCGCGCAGCCGATCGTGGCCGCCGCCGGCCCCGGTGCCACCTTCGTGCTGGCGGGTGCGCTGGGTGCCGTGGTCGCGGTGGTGCTCGCCGGTCTCGCGATCACACGCCGGGGCCGCTGA
- a CDS encoding PucR family transcriptional regulator yields MVRTATWPPLSAEGKLLFRRGAEIVLDLRPDWLEELHEASLSGQRMRPVAEDPVLAAATRRANLANLRHWAAANVSHPGRRVPANTAPDLLESARDLVRRGLDETALEAYRTAQGVAWRRWMDICFELTDDPVRLRELLNVSALSISTFIDDTVAAVTEQMRAERAELTRGAHAERRAVVTLLLEGAPISRSRAEVQLGYGLTGWHTAAVVWNDSGTASEQLEAAAEAVMRTAGATHRLTVVAGAAALWVWLPVGTAPPAGPLAAELAAYPDARVTIGRPGADVDGFRRSHLDAVTTQRMLTRLISPRQVARYPDVQLAALLTAQPEQADEFLAETLGGLLTADADTRETVLTYVRELGNTTRTAERLYTHRNTVLRRLARAGELLPQPLADNAVSVAAALEVLRWRGSAG; encoded by the coding sequence ATGGTGCGAACTGCCACCTGGCCACCGCTGTCCGCCGAGGGCAAGCTGCTCTTCCGGCGTGGCGCGGAAATCGTGCTGGACCTGCGGCCGGACTGGCTGGAGGAACTGCACGAGGCGTCGCTGAGCGGGCAGCGGATGCGGCCGGTGGCCGAGGATCCGGTGCTCGCCGCCGCCACGCGCCGGGCCAATCTGGCGAACCTGCGGCACTGGGCGGCGGCCAACGTCTCGCACCCGGGACGGCGGGTGCCCGCGAACACCGCGCCCGACCTGCTCGAATCCGCCCGCGACCTGGTGCGGCGCGGGCTCGACGAAACCGCGCTGGAGGCCTACCGCACCGCACAGGGCGTGGCCTGGCGGCGCTGGATGGACATCTGCTTCGAGCTGACCGACGACCCGGTGCGGTTGCGTGAACTGCTCAACGTCTCCGCGTTGTCCATCTCCACCTTCATCGACGACACCGTCGCCGCGGTCACCGAGCAGATGCGGGCCGAGCGCGCCGAACTGACCCGCGGCGCGCACGCTGAGCGGCGGGCGGTGGTCACGCTGCTGCTGGAAGGCGCGCCGATCAGCCGGTCCCGCGCCGAGGTCCAGCTCGGGTACGGGCTGACCGGATGGCACACCGCCGCGGTCGTCTGGAACGATTCGGGCACCGCGTCCGAGCAACTGGAGGCCGCGGCCGAAGCCGTCATGCGCACGGCGGGCGCCACCCATCGGCTGACCGTGGTGGCCGGGGCGGCCGCGCTCTGGGTGTGGCTGCCGGTCGGCACCGCGCCGCCCGCCGGGCCGCTGGCCGCGGAACTGGCCGCCTATCCCGATGCCAGGGTGACCATCGGCCGTCCCGGTGCCGACGTCGACGGGTTCCGCCGCAGCCATCTCGACGCCGTCACCACGCAGCGGATGCTGACCAGGCTGATCTCGCCGCGGCAGGTCGCGCGTTATCCCGACGTCCAGCTCGCCGCGCTGCTCACCGCCCAGCCGGAGCAGGCCGACGAATTCCTCGCCGAAACCCTGGGCGGCCTGCTCACCGCCGACGCCGACACCCGGGAAACCGTGCTGACCTACGTGCGCGAGCTGGGCAACACCACGCGCACCGCGGAACGCCTGTACACGCATCGCAACACGGTCCTGCGGCGGCTCGCGCGTGCCGGGGAGCTGCTGCCGCAGCCGCTGGCCGACAACGCGGTAAGCGTGGCCGCCGCGCTGGAAGTGCTGCGGTGGCGGGGAAGCGCGGGATGA
- a CDS encoding MBL fold metallo-hydrolase has protein sequence MTTEEVLADELVVLPNRNAELVPNIGIIGGRDAVLVVDTGMGPRNAEPVLEFATGFARGRELFLTTTHFHPDHAFGAQVFRGHATYLVNRAQAEDLAHRGAGYLEMFRGLGPSIAAQLDGVEIPVPDVVYEHGHTLDLGGREVRLRATGRAHSAGDQVVTVPDAGTMFTGDLVETGQFAIFPWFPPHDVAVSGTRWIGVVEGLIEEAPARVVPGHGDVGGGELLTEVRDYLHVLRDETWRRRDAGLPDDQIVAEVRELMITRRPDWRGREWIDTAVACFLAEHSG, from the coding sequence ATGACAACGGAAGAAGTGCTCGCCGACGAACTCGTGGTGCTGCCGAACCGGAACGCCGAGCTGGTGCCGAACATCGGGATCATCGGCGGCCGTGACGCGGTTCTGGTGGTGGACACCGGAATGGGGCCGCGCAACGCGGAACCGGTGCTCGAATTCGCCACCGGATTCGCGCGGGGCCGTGAGCTTTTCCTGACCACCACGCATTTCCACCCGGACCACGCGTTCGGCGCGCAGGTGTTCCGCGGGCACGCCACCTATCTGGTCAACCGCGCGCAGGCCGAGGACCTGGCGCACCGCGGTGCCGGGTACCTGGAGATGTTCCGCGGGCTCGGGCCGTCGATCGCGGCCCAGCTCGACGGCGTGGAGATTCCGGTGCCGGACGTGGTCTACGAGCACGGCCACACGCTCGACCTCGGCGGGCGTGAGGTCCGCCTGCGTGCCACGGGCCGCGCGCACAGCGCCGGTGACCAGGTCGTCACGGTGCCCGACGCGGGCACGATGTTCACCGGCGACCTGGTGGAGACCGGGCAGTTCGCCATCTTCCCGTGGTTCCCGCCGCATGATGTCGCGGTGTCCGGAACGCGCTGGATCGGCGTGGTGGAAGGGCTGATCGAGGAGGCACCGGCGCGGGTCGTGCCCGGCCACGGCGACGTCGGCGGCGGTGAGCTGCTCACCGAGGTCCGGGACTACCTGCACGTCCTGCGCGACGAAACCTGGCGCCGCCGGGACGCGGGCCTCCCCGACGACCAGATCGTCGCTGAGGTGCGGGAGCTGATGATCACCCGGCGTCCAGACTGGCGGGGACGCGAATGGATCGACACGGCCGTCGCCTGCTTCCTCGCCGAGCACTCCGGTTAG
- a CDS encoding LysR family transcriptional regulator: protein MDLRTLRYFVTVAEERHFGRAAARLHMTQPPLSRAIRALETELGVVLFDRSAQGVSLTAAGAGLLAEARQLLDHAEQVRDRVTAGPALVVGTLADSAERLGSGLVATFRERHPDVEVRVREADFSDPTCGLRSGLVDVALTRGPFDDNGISTHTLREEPVSVLLRADDPLATRESLRLRELDDRPWFRLDGVTDPVWAAYWSGGRDREGPKVRTAQECFQAVRWNSTIGLMPGGSPLPDGLTAVPLADLPPCPLLIAWPSKQPHPLVRSFVVTATDVA, encoded by the coding sequence ATGGACCTGCGGACGCTGCGGTACTTCGTAACGGTGGCCGAGGAACGGCACTTCGGCCGGGCCGCGGCGCGCCTGCACATGACCCAGCCGCCGCTGAGCCGCGCGATCCGCGCCCTGGAAACCGAACTCGGTGTGGTCCTGTTCGACCGGTCGGCGCAGGGCGTTTCGCTCACCGCGGCGGGCGCGGGGCTGCTGGCCGAGGCGCGCCAGCTGCTCGACCACGCCGAGCAGGTGCGTGACCGGGTGACGGCCGGGCCCGCGCTGGTCGTCGGCACGCTCGCGGACAGCGCCGAGCGGCTGGGTTCCGGGCTCGTCGCCACCTTCCGCGAACGGCACCCGGACGTGGAAGTGCGTGTGCGCGAGGCCGACTTCAGCGATCCCACCTGCGGACTCCGAAGTGGACTCGTCGACGTGGCGCTGACCCGCGGTCCATTCGACGACAACGGGATCAGCACCCACACCCTGCGCGAGGAACCGGTCTCGGTCTTGCTGCGTGCCGACGATCCACTTGCGACACGCGAATCCCTGCGGCTGCGTGAACTCGACGACCGCCCGTGGTTCCGGCTCGACGGGGTCACCGACCCGGTCTGGGCCGCCTACTGGAGCGGTGGCCGCGACCGCGAAGGCCCGAAGGTGCGCACGGCCCAGGAATGCTTCCAGGCGGTGCGCTGGAATTCGACGATCGGGCTGATGCCGGGCGGTTCACCGCTGCCGGACGGGCTGACCGCGGTGCCGCTGGCGGACCTCCCGCCGTGCCCGCTGCTCATCGCGTGGCCGTCGAAACAGCCCCATCCGCTGGTGCGCTCGTTCGTGGTGACGGCCACTGACGTGGCCTGA
- a CDS encoding GNAT family N-acetyltransferase yields the protein MMTQPVGEFAGVPGLTGSKVRLRAITPADRRTLTGFDRESAARAAVGRYQHWAAHRTGDDLQFAIETRYSGILVGSITAMPDVGGRSSRFSYGVGIGDSYRRCGYAADAITVLLSHMFFERGYRKCVVGIYGGNVASLSLHGVLGFREVRRVRDTELHLGGVRYQVMMAITAPEFAACRRPPEPQRGRHWRTRRGRHWFTDKSA from the coding sequence ATGATGACGCAGCCGGTGGGGGAGTTCGCTGGGGTGCCGGGCCTGACCGGCAGCAAGGTGCGCCTGCGCGCCATCACCCCCGCCGACCGGCGCACGCTCACCGGCTTCGACCGCGAGTCCGCCGCCCGCGCCGCGGTCGGCCGCTACCAGCACTGGGCCGCCCACCGGACCGGGGACGACCTCCAGTTCGCCATCGAAACCCGGTACAGCGGCATCCTGGTCGGCTCGATCACCGCGATGCCGGACGTCGGCGGTCGCAGCAGCCGGTTCAGCTACGGCGTCGGCATCGGCGACTCCTACCGCCGCTGCGGGTACGCCGCCGACGCGATCACCGTGCTGCTGAGCCACATGTTCTTCGAGCGCGGCTACCGCAAGTGCGTGGTCGGCATCTACGGCGGCAACGTCGCCTCGCTCTCGCTGCACGGTGTGCTCGGCTTCCGCGAGGTGCGCCGCGTCCGCGACACCGAACTGCACCTCGGCGGCGTCCGCTACCAGGTGATGATGGCGATCACCGCGCCGGAGTTCGCCGCCTGCCGCCGACCGCCGGAGCCCCAGCGCGGCCGCCACTGGCGCACCCGCCGCGGCCGCCACTGGTTCACCGACAAGTCCGCCTGA
- a CDS encoding S1 family peptidase, with product MRIRGLITALLCAAGLTAVAPAAGAAPIIDGEYAKSGPWAAMVQQNGQQWCSGSIISATWVLTAQHCIDEPGATYSVKVGNIDHQSGKYAAVASIHTPSSGADIALLKLDRSISTTYATLGTSVAVGDTEYVYGWGYNEDGVLQRYLKVARMDVISVSNGLIRAHRDTGLTNGGDSGGPVFVGGRQVGVHIAGNKVDTSTHTSIAANRTWIRNTSGV from the coding sequence ATGCGCATCCGAGGTCTCATCACCGCGCTGCTGTGCGCGGCCGGGCTCACCGCCGTCGCTCCCGCCGCCGGCGCCGCCCCGATCATCGACGGTGAATACGCCAAATCCGGCCCGTGGGCGGCGATGGTCCAGCAGAACGGCCAGCAGTGGTGCTCCGGCTCCATCATCAGCGCGACCTGGGTGCTCACCGCCCAGCACTGCATCGACGAACCCGGCGCCACCTACTCGGTGAAGGTGGGCAACATCGACCACCAGTCCGGCAAGTACGCGGCGGTGGCCAGCATCCACACCCCGTCCAGCGGCGCCGACATCGCGCTGCTCAAGCTCGACCGGTCGATCAGCACCACCTACGCCACGCTCGGCACGTCGGTGGCCGTCGGTGACACCGAATACGTCTACGGCTGGGGGTACAACGAGGACGGCGTGTTGCAGCGCTACCTCAAGGTCGCCCGCATGGACGTGATCAGCGTCAGCAACGGCCTGATCCGCGCCCACCGCGACACCGGGCTCACCAACGGCGGTGACTCGGGCGGGCCCGTTTTTGTCGGCGGCCGTCAGGTCGGCGTGCACATCGCGGGCAACAAGGTGGACACCTCCACGCACACCAGCATCGCCGCGAACCGCACCTGGATCAGGAACACCTCAGGCGTGTAA
- a CDS encoding S1 family peptidase yields MRRKNLLSLTATACLVLSAVTAGTAAAAPEVSPGLVSAMQRDLGLTADQARTRLADEAVASRVLPVAQAAAGAAFGGAWFDPGRGKLVVGVTDQAAAAAVENAGAVATPVPVSAARLDAAKAAIDAEPAPAEVSGWRADPRRGSVVISVQSGSNSPELAAFLDKARAAGPVTVETGPKPVSYAAGTVGGDPFYINGNVRCSIGFSVHGGFVTAGHCGGVGSSVTGWDGSAMGTFHGSSFPGDDLAYVGIGHGWWTVPVVLGWGTVSDALVRGSWVAPVGTSVCRSGSTTHWHCGTVLAHNETVNYAQGAVHQMTKTSVCAEPGDSGGSFITGDQAQGVTSGGWGNCGSGGETWFQPVNEILQRYGLSLVTA; encoded by the coding sequence ATGCGTCGAAAAAATCTGCTCTCCCTGACCGCCACCGCCTGCCTGGTGCTCTCCGCGGTCACCGCCGGAACCGCGGCCGCCGCACCGGAGGTGTCACCCGGACTGGTCTCCGCGATGCAACGCGACCTCGGGCTGACCGCCGATCAGGCCCGCACCCGGCTGGCCGACGAAGCCGTCGCGAGCCGCGTGCTGCCGGTCGCGCAGGCGGCCGCCGGGGCCGCGTTCGGTGGTGCCTGGTTCGACCCGGGCCGCGGCAAGCTGGTGGTCGGCGTGACCGACCAGGCTGCCGCGGCCGCGGTGGAGAACGCCGGGGCCGTCGCCACGCCCGTGCCGGTCAGCGCCGCCCGGCTGGACGCCGCCAAGGCCGCGATCGACGCCGAACCGGCGCCGGCCGAGGTCAGCGGCTGGCGCGCCGATCCACGCCGCGGCAGCGTGGTGATCTCCGTCCAAAGTGGATCGAACAGTCCGGAACTGGCCGCCTTCCTCGACAAAGCGAGAGCCGCGGGGCCGGTCACCGTGGAAACCGGGCCGAAGCCGGTGAGCTACGCGGCGGGCACGGTCGGCGGCGATCCCTTCTACATCAACGGGAACGTCCGCTGCTCGATCGGGTTCTCGGTGCACGGCGGCTTTGTCACCGCCGGGCACTGCGGTGGCGTCGGCAGCTCGGTGACCGGCTGGGACGGCTCGGCCATGGGCACCTTCCACGGCTCGTCGTTCCCCGGTGACGACCTGGCCTACGTCGGCATCGGCCACGGCTGGTGGACGGTGCCGGTGGTGCTCGGCTGGGGCACGGTCAGCGACGCGCTGGTCCGCGGTTCGTGGGTGGCGCCGGTGGGCACCTCGGTCTGCCGGTCCGGCTCGACCACGCACTGGCACTGCGGCACCGTGCTCGCGCACAACGAGACGGTGAACTACGCGCAGGGCGCGGTGCACCAGATGACCAAAACCAGCGTGTGCGCCGAACCCGGTGACTCCGGTGGCTCGTTCATCACCGGCGACCAGGCACAGGGCGTGACCTCCGGCGGCTGGGGCAACTGCGGTTCCGGCGGGGAGACCTGGTTCCAGCCGGTGAACGAAATCCTCCAGCGTTACGGATTGTCACTGGTGACGGCGTGA
- a CDS encoding LysR family transcriptional regulator produces MELDLGAVRAFVAVADDRHFGDAADRLGLTQQATSKRIAKLEASLGTTLFHRARTGTELTEDGAAFLPDARALIALADQAVRSVRAPRRPLRVDVLGTRLSPTELIRSFHEAHPEVEIDIVTSRGLRSGQPALLSGAIDVAFARVTGELDPAIAYQPAYLEPHHLLAGRKHPLAGRRRVRMADLAGTVVSMPGNEPGSEWADYYHHLRHEFGFGVETAGPDFGLDHMLDEIARSADRCTFGGERMRVPWHAGIVQLPVVDPTPLYPWSMLWHRRNRHPALPVLIEHIAERVRPFDPATQWLPPGEPVR; encoded by the coding sequence ATGGAACTGGACCTCGGTGCGGTCCGGGCCTTCGTCGCCGTTGCCGATGACCGGCACTTCGGTGACGCCGCCGACCGGCTCGGGCTGACGCAGCAGGCGACCTCCAAGCGGATCGCCAAGCTCGAAGCGAGCCTGGGCACCACCCTGTTCCACCGCGCCCGCACCGGCACCGAGCTGACCGAGGACGGCGCCGCCTTCCTCCCGGACGCGCGTGCCCTGATCGCGCTGGCCGACCAGGCGGTGCGGTCGGTGCGCGCGCCGCGCCGGCCGCTGCGGGTGGACGTGCTCGGCACCCGGCTGTCCCCCACCGAGCTGATCCGGTCCTTCCACGAGGCCCATCCCGAGGTGGAGATCGACATCGTCACCTCGCGCGGCCTGCGCAGCGGGCAGCCCGCGCTGCTCAGCGGCGCGATCGACGTCGCGTTCGCCAGGGTGACCGGCGAGCTGGACCCGGCCATCGCGTACCAGCCCGCCTACCTGGAACCGCACCACCTGCTGGCCGGGCGCAAGCACCCGCTGGCCGGGCGGCGCCGGGTGCGGATGGCCGATCTCGCCGGAACGGTGGTCTCCATGCCCGGCAACGAACCGGGCAGCGAATGGGCCGACTACTACCACCACCTGCGGCACGAGTTCGGGTTCGGCGTCGAGACCGCGGGCCCGGATTTCGGGCTGGACCACATGCTCGACGAGATCGCCCGGTCGGCGGACCGCTGCACCTTCGGCGGGGAGCGCATGCGCGTGCCGTGGCACGCCGGGATCGTGCAGCTCCCGGTGGTCGACCCGACCCCGCTCTACCCGTGGTCGATGCTGTGGCACCGGCGCAACCGCCACCCGGCGCTGCCGGTGCTCATCGAGCACATCGCCGAGCGGGTGCGGCCGTTCGACCCGGCAACCCAATGGCTGCCACCCGGGGAACCCGTGCGCTGA
- a CDS encoding GMC oxidoreductase — MNGNSLSGTGSTDFSRRAFIAGTGSILGLAALGGGRASAAPPPSPIPDGAHVPALVIGTGYGGSVTALRLAQAGVDVHMIEMGMAWDTPGPDGTIFANTTSPDYRSYWLRTRTKQPLSNFLGFPIDKDVPLHTGILDAEDFSGISVYQGRGVGGGSLVNGGMAVTPRRENFGGVLPSVNPDEMYNVYYPRANAGLGVTEVDPGWWESADCYQYARVGRKHAERSGFPFVFVPNVYDWDYMKQEQAGAVPRSALRGEVLYGNNHGKKTLQKTYLAQARATGRVAISPLHKVTSVTPASGGRYTVVIEQLNTTGVTTATKAVTADRVFFAAGSVGTSKLLTKLKATGALPGLNGEIGKGWGDNGNVMCGRANHMWDPTGSLQSAMPTAGIDNWAAGGAFAEVAPLPTGIETYASFYLSITKNPNRGQFTYHPATGKVELNWQTAWKQPSINAAKTIFDKINAKEGTIYRTDLFGVYKIWGDHLTYHPLGGVVLNKATDNYGRLHGHPGLYVADGSLIPGNTSVNPFVTITALAERNAERVIAEDF; from the coding sequence ATGAACGGTAATTCCCTGTCCGGCACCGGCTCCACCGACTTCTCCCGGCGTGCGTTCATCGCTGGAACCGGTTCTATCCTCGGGCTGGCCGCGCTGGGCGGCGGCCGGGCGTCCGCCGCCCCGCCGCCGTCCCCCATCCCGGACGGGGCGCACGTGCCCGCGCTGGTGATCGGCACCGGGTACGGCGGCTCGGTCACCGCGCTGCGGCTCGCGCAGGCGGGCGTGGACGTGCACATGATCGAGATGGGCATGGCCTGGGACACCCCCGGCCCGGACGGCACCATCTTCGCCAACACCACCAGCCCGGACTACCGTTCGTACTGGCTGCGGACCAGGACCAAGCAGCCGCTGAGCAACTTCCTCGGCTTCCCGATCGACAAGGACGTCCCGCTGCACACCGGCATTCTCGACGCCGAGGACTTCAGCGGGATCAGCGTCTACCAGGGCCGCGGTGTCGGCGGCGGCTCGCTGGTCAACGGCGGCATGGCGGTCACGCCACGGCGCGAGAACTTCGGCGGGGTGCTGCCCTCGGTGAATCCCGACGAGATGTACAACGTGTACTACCCGCGCGCCAACGCCGGGCTCGGCGTGACCGAAGTGGACCCTGGCTGGTGGGAGAGCGCGGACTGCTACCAGTACGCGCGAGTCGGCCGCAAGCACGCCGAACGCTCCGGCTTCCCGTTCGTGTTCGTGCCCAACGTCTACGACTGGGACTACATGAAACAGGAGCAGGCGGGCGCGGTGCCCAGGTCGGCGTTGCGCGGTGAGGTGCTCTACGGCAACAACCACGGCAAGAAGACGCTGCAGAAGACCTATCTCGCGCAGGCTAGGGCCACCGGCCGGGTGGCCATCTCACCGCTGCACAAGGTCACCTCGGTGACCCCGGCCTCGGGCGGCCGCTACACCGTGGTCATCGAGCAGCTCAACACCACCGGGGTCACCACGGCCACCAAGGCCGTCACCGCCGACCGGGTGTTCTTCGCCGCGGGCAGCGTCGGCACCAGCAAGCTGCTGACCAAGCTCAAGGCCACCGGCGCGCTGCCCGGGCTCAACGGCGAGATCGGCAAGGGCTGGGGCGACAACGGCAACGTGATGTGCGGCCGCGCCAACCACATGTGGGACCCGACCGGCTCGCTGCAGTCGGCCATGCCCACCGCGGGCATCGACAACTGGGCGGCGGGCGGTGCGTTCGCCGAGGTCGCGCCGCTGCCGACGGGCATCGAGACCTACGCGTCGTTCTACCTGTCGATCACCAAGAACCCGAACCGCGGGCAGTTCACCTACCACCCGGCGACCGGCAAGGTCGAGCTGAACTGGCAGACCGCGTGGAAGCAGCCGTCCATCAACGCCGCCAAAACGATCTTCGACAAGATCAACGCCAAGGAGGGCACCATCTACCGGACGGACCTGTTCGGCGTGTACAAGATCTGGGGCGACCACCTGACCTACCACCCGCTCGGCGGCGTGGTGCTGAACAAGGCCACCGACAACTACGGCCGCCTGCACGGCCATCCCGGCCTGTACGTGGCCGACGGTTCGCTGATTCCCGGCAACACCAGCGTGAACCCGTTCGTCACGATCACCGCGCTCGCCGAGCGCAACGCCGAGCGCGTGATCGCCGAGGACTTCTAG